GAAGGCTTAGTGTTGGTCAATGCAATGCATATTACCGCAAGCGTGTATATTAACGATGATGAGCCTGGTCTGTTGCAGGACTACGATGAATTTCTTGAACGGCTTGCTCCTCATGAAGCACGGTACCGGCACAACAACACGGGTGAAGACAACGGCGACGCGCATCTGAAGCGGCAGGTCATGGGACGGGAAGTCGTCGTTGCCATCACGGAGGGCAAGCTTGACGTTGGTCCATGGGAACAGATTTTCTACGGCGAGTTTGACGGACGGCGTCGCAAGCGCGTGCTGGTGAAGATCATCGGTGACTAGAGCCGGTGTCGATGAGATGACGCTGGGCCTCAGTCACAGGGAGTAAGTAGTGTGGCG
The nucleotide sequence above comes from Nitrospira sp.. Encoded proteins:
- a CDS encoding YjbQ family protein, which encodes MKSYREELWFETKTRRAYLNITPQIEALVKKSGVREGLVLVNAMHITASVYINDDEPGLLQDYDEFLERLAPHEARYRHNNTGEDNGDAHLKRQVMGREVVVAITEGKLDVGPWEQIFYGEFDGRRRKRVLVKIIGD